A genome region from Magnolia sinica isolate HGM2019 chromosome 8, MsV1, whole genome shotgun sequence includes the following:
- the LOC131253859 gene encoding transcriptional regulator TAC1-like, producing METDPPRLDNPEHVGCTTDDRGSSHVRTYDCTFCKKGFSNAQALGGHMNIHRRDRSRSKQPSKDNQLPFDLTTKKIPSYPTVPTLRSESTDIKWSWPLPREEIASMDGTHEVGPRQLPLFVDTPAVDDGRRSVGYGTHDEILTQSSHGSSSGEQLDLELRLGPEPQDTSMSLKEFL from the coding sequence ATGGAGACCGATCCTCCCAGGTTGGATAATCCGGAACATGTGGGTTGCACCACAGACGATCGTGGTTCGAGCCATGTTCGGACCTACGACTGCACCTTCTGCAAGAAAGGCTTCTCTAATGCCCAGGCACTCGGCGGCCACATGAACATCCATCGAAGAGATCGATCAAGGTCCAAACAGCCATCCAAAGACAATCAACTTCCTTTCGATCTGACCACCAAGAAAATTCCCTCCTATCCAACGGTTCCTACGTTACGATCGGAGTCTACAGATATCAAGTGGTCATGGCCTCTCCCAAGAGAAGAAATTGCATCCATGGATGGAACACATGAAGTGGGCCCTCGACAGCTTCCGTTATTCGTCGATACACCAGCTGTCGATGATGGCCGTCGATCAGTGGGCTACGGCACGCATGATGAGATACTGACACAGTCGAGTCATGGTTCTAGCAGTGGCGAGCAGTTGGACCTCGAGCTCCGACTAGGGCCGGAACCTCAAGACACGTCCATGAGTCTCAAGGAGTTTCTTTGA